The following is a genomic window from Coriobacteriaceae bacterium.
AGAACCGCCCCGGCATCGTCGCCGGCGTCACCCGTGTCCTAGGCGAGGCCAACGTCGACATCCGCGACATCACGCAGTCCATTATCGAGGACATCTTCACCATGACCATGCTGGCCGATACCGCCGAGTCCAAGCTCGACTTCGCCGAGCTGCAGAAGGCCCTGGCCGAGGCCGGCGAGCTTTCGGGCGTCAACGTGTCCATCCAGCGCGAGGACGTCTTTAACTTTATGTACCGCCTGTAGCGAGCAAGCCGCTGGGGATAGCCTGACGCGCGCATGCCCATGCAAGTCACCCCGATGCGGCCCGGAGAGGAGCGCGCATGGCCTACGACGCCAAGAAAATCTATTACCGCTTCGATGACCACTTGAGCCGACTAGTCCTGGATTACGAAGCAAGCCGCCAGATTTCGTCTGAGAGCGAAAGCCTCTACCACGGCCTGCCGACCGACCCTTATGACGAGGGCCTGTTTGTCGAGCACAATGTCAAGCGCGGCCTGCGCAATGCCGACGGCTCGGGCGTGGTCGCGGGTCTCACTCGTATCTCGGATGTGCACGGCTACAACAAGGTCGACGGAAAGGTCGTGCCCGATCAGGGCAAGCTCACGCTTCGCGGCTACAGCATTGAGGATCTGGTCAACAATGCCCAGGCCGAGAATCGCTACGGCTACGAGGAAGTCGCCTATCTGCTTATCACGGGCTCGCTGCCCAACAAGGAAGAGCTCGACGGCTTTTGCGAGCGCCTGGGCGCCTTTAGACATCTGAGCGACGAGTACGTTAAAGAGTTCCCTATGACCACGGTGTCGTCGAGCATCATGAACGTGCTCCAGCGCGCCGTACTGCTGCTCTACGCCTTCGATGCCGAACCAGACGTGATCACGCCTGAGCACGAAATCGACGTCGCCATTTCCATGCTCGCACGTCTCCCGCGCATCGCCGCCTTCGCACACATGGCCTCGGTCGCCAAGCTTCGCGGCTCCGAGGTTCACGTGCCGCACCCCACGCCCGGCCTCTCCACCGCCGAGACCATCCTACAGGTCCTGCGCGGCGGCATGGCGTTCACCCGCGATGAGGCGATGCTGCTCGACGTTATGCTCATGCTGCATGCCGAGCACGGCGGCGGCAACAACTCCACCTTCGCTTGCCGCGTGCTGTCGTCTTCGGCCACCGACCCGTATTCCGCCTACGCCGCGGCTATCGGCTCGCTCAAGGGCCCGCGCCACGGCGGCGCCAATGCCAAGGTCGTGTCTATGCACGAGGACATCCGCGCGCATGTCTCCAACTGGGAGGACGAGGACGAGGTCGCGGCCTACCTGGGCAAGATCCTCGACAAGCAGGCCTTCGACGGCACGGGCCTCATCTACGGCATGGGCCACGCCGTCTATACGCTCAGCGACCCGCGCGCCGAGGTCTGCCGCCGTTACGCGCGCTCACTGGCAGCCAAGAAGGACTTGGGCGAAGAGTTCGCACTCATCGAGCGCATCGAGCGCCTGGCACCGCAGGTGATGCGCGACCACGGCATGACCAAGCCTATCTGCGCCAACATCGACCTGTACACGGGCTTTATCTACAAGATGCTCGGCGTGCCCGAGACGCTTTTTACGCCGCTTTTCGCCGTCGCCCGCATGGCCGGCTGGTCGGCACACCGCATGGAAGAGCTCTTCTGCGCGCATCGCATCATCCGCCCGGCATACCGTCCGGTGATCGAGCCGCTGGAATACAAGCCGCTCGCCGACCGCTAGGACGCGGACCGTTATAGAACCCGAGCGTGGCCAGGGCATCACCGCCCTCGGCCACGCTTTTTATGCCAGCAGAAAGGGCTGCATCAAATGATTGTGTTTTCCGATATGGATGGAACGCTGTTGACGAGCGATAAGCAGATGAGCGATGCCACCTGGGCGATGCTCGACGAGCTCGCTCGACGCGGGATTGAATTTGTGCCCTGCACGGGACGTCCGCTGTCGGGCATTTTTGAGCCCATCCTCGCCCATCCCGCCGTGCACTATGCCGTCTGCGCCAATGGCGCCAGCGTCTGGCAGCTCGACGACGATGTGCCCACCGACGCCTCGCGCGCCACGCGCATCTTGAGCCGACCGCTCGATTGCGGCATTGCCCATCGCATCCGCCGCATCGCCGCCGGCCACGATGTGACCTTCGATATCTTCGCGGACGGGCAGTGCTTCCTCCCCCGCTCGCTCTACACGCGCCTGGATGAGTTCTGCGGCGGCGACCCCCACATCGCAGCTTCGCTCAAGCGCACACGAACACCGATCGACATGGATATCGACAGCAAGATCGACGAGGTCGAGACGCTCGAACGCATCGCCATGTACTGGCACGACCCGGCCGATCGCGACGCCATCGCGGCGGAGCTCGACACGCTCGGAGGCATTGAGGTCACGCGTTCGTACGCCATGAATATCGAGGTCATGGGCGAGGGCGCCACCAAGGGAACGGCCCTCACGTGGCTATGCGAGCACCTGGGCGAGCGTCTCGCCGACGCCTGGGCGTTCGGCGACAACATCAACGACATCCCCATGCTGCAGGCAGCGGGCCATGGCATGGCCATGATCAACGCCGAGCCCGAAGATCGCGAGGCCGCCGACGCCATCACCGAATACGACAACGACCACGACGGCGTCGCCCGCACCATCATGGACGCCCTCGCCTAGTCATTGGGGACGTTCTTAAACGACTAGTCGTTGGGGACACTCTTCGCAAAAAGCCGCAAGGACTGTCCCCCACTGTCGGCAGAAAAGGAACGTCCCCATCTGCCGGATTAGGAGAGACTCTCCAGCACGCGACGGAGCTCATGCTGAACGGCGTGGTCGCGGTTGCAGCCTACGACGCGATCGGCCACCGCCTTGAGCGCGGGGCGCGCGTTTTCCATCGCGCAGCCCGTGCCGACAAAGCGAATGATCTCGTAGTCGTTCATCGAGTCGCCAAACGCCATGATCTCGTCGCGTCCAATGCCGTAATGCTCCGCAAGCTGTGCGATGCCCGAGGCCTTCGACACACCGGGCTGCATGGCATCGATCCACGCGTTTCCAGAAGGCGCAAAGGTAAAGAGCTGACCGAGTTCTCGCTGTAGCACGTACGCACTGTCCATAACGGCACAGTCATCGCAAAAGATACTCGCCTTGATGATATTTACGCTGGGATCGGGCAGTTCCCAAATGCGCTCGGCATTGGGAAGGTCCTTATCGACCTCGCGTACGAACTTGCACTCGTCATCGAGCAAGAAGGATTTGGTTCGGTCAAAGAGCGCAAGATGCAGATTGGGAAACGTCGCGACAGCCTGGGCGAGCCTTCGAATCGCCAGGTGCGAATACACCTCACGGTCTACCATTTTGCCGTCGGCGTAGACCTGGGCACCGTTAGCGGCGACAAAGTCCATCTTGTCGCGAACGGGCGCAAAGAACTCGCACAGGCGATCGTAGCGACGACCTGACGATGCGGCGAAATGCACGCCATGCTCGTGTAGCGCCAGAATCAGTTCGTAGGTCTCGGGAGGCACCTGGCTGTTTTCGTCAAGCAACGTGCCGTCCATATCGGATGCAATCAGTTTAAACATAGAAAAGCTCCCTTCGGGCTTGTTGGAATCGAACGTGTATCCAATTCCAACGTACCCAAAGGGAGCTCAGGTAAGACTCCGCGGGCGCAAACGTTACAAGGACCTGGCAAATAGCTCACGCGCACCAGGGGTCCCACATTCGCAGCGTCAGGCAACACGTCAAAGAGTGTCGCAGGCGACTAGACGTTTAAGAACGTCCCCGATGACTAGTCGGCGTAGGTGAAGGTTGTGACGTCGAACATGCCCTCGGGGCGGATGCGGAGCGTCGGGATAACCGGCAGGGGCAGGAAGATGATGCCCATGATGGGGTCGAGCGGCGGCTCGATGCCCATGGCGCGCGCCTTGACCATAAAGTCGTCGTGCTGCGCGGCGACATCCTCGGCCGTACCTTCGCTCATCAGACCGCCGAGCGCCAGCGGAATGCGCGCCACGACCTCGCCGTTGCGC
Proteins encoded in this region:
- a CDS encoding ACT domain-containing protein; protein product: MAEISSSRIVITVLGKNRPGIVAGVTRVLGEANVDIRDITQSIIEDIFTMTMLADTAESKLDFAELQKALAEAGELSGVNVSIQREDVFNFMYRL
- a CDS encoding citrate synthase is translated as MAYDAKKIYYRFDDHLSRLVLDYEASRQISSESESLYHGLPTDPYDEGLFVEHNVKRGLRNADGSGVVAGLTRISDVHGYNKVDGKVVPDQGKLTLRGYSIEDLVNNAQAENRYGYEEVAYLLITGSLPNKEELDGFCERLGAFRHLSDEYVKEFPMTTVSSSIMNVLQRAVLLLYAFDAEPDVITPEHEIDVAISMLARLPRIAAFAHMASVAKLRGSEVHVPHPTPGLSTAETILQVLRGGMAFTRDEAMLLDVMLMLHAEHGGGNNSTFACRVLSSSATDPYSAYAAAIGSLKGPRHGGANAKVVSMHEDIRAHVSNWEDEDEVAAYLGKILDKQAFDGTGLIYGMGHAVYTLSDPRAEVCRRYARSLAAKKDLGEEFALIERIERLAPQVMRDHGMTKPICANIDLYTGFIYKMLGVPETLFTPLFAVARMAGWSAHRMEELFCAHRIIRPAYRPVIEPLEYKPLADR
- a CDS encoding Cof-type HAD-IIB family hydrolase; this encodes MIVFSDMDGTLLTSDKQMSDATWAMLDELARRGIEFVPCTGRPLSGIFEPILAHPAVHYAVCANGASVWQLDDDVPTDASRATRILSRPLDCGIAHRIRRIAAGHDVTFDIFADGQCFLPRSLYTRLDEFCGGDPHIAASLKRTRTPIDMDIDSKIDEVETLERIAMYWHDPADRDAIAAELDTLGGIEVTRSYAMNIEVMGEGATKGTALTWLCEHLGERLADAWAFGDNINDIPMLQAAGHGMAMINAEPEDREAADAITEYDNDHDGVARTIMDALA
- a CDS encoding Cof-type HAD-IIB family hydrolase: MFKLIASDMDGTLLDENSQVPPETYELILALHEHGVHFAASSGRRYDRLCEFFAPVRDKMDFVAANGAQVYADGKMVDREVYSHLAIRRLAQAVATFPNLHLALFDRTKSFLLDDECKFVREVDKDLPNAERIWELPDPSVNIIKASIFCDDCAVMDSAYVLQRELGQLFTFAPSGNAWIDAMQPGVSKASGIAQLAEHYGIGRDEIMAFGDSMNDYEIIRFVGTGCAMENARPALKAVADRVVGCNRDHAVQHELRRVLESLS